The following proteins come from a genomic window of Scomber japonicus isolate fScoJap1 chromosome 4, fScoJap1.pri, whole genome shotgun sequence:
- the LOC128357496 gene encoding RNA-binding motif, single-stranded-interacting protein 2-like gives MLLSVPPRTGINPYNGYPVKNSKKQTYVSPSNLQMAPPSPNNNNSNTTTTSTISNGSSNSGGEQLSKTNLYIRGLHPGTTDQDLVKLCQPFGKIVSTKAILDKTTNKCKGYGFVDFDSPASAQKAVTALKAGGVQAQMAKQQEQDPTNLYISNLPLSMDEQELENMLKPFSQAISTRILRDANGTSRGVGFARMESTEKCEAIIQHFNGKYIKTPPGVPVPPEPLLCKFADGGQKKRQSQGKYLQNGRTWMRDGETGGMTLTYDPTTALQNGFYSSPYNIAPTRMIGPTSLSPYMHSPVSTYQVHNPSWIHHQSYIMPPTGAVLTPGMDHTMSIQPTSMISPLTQQLSHLSMGSSGTYMPANTSMQGTYIPQYTQVPATNISVEESAVQQPVAIETPTEHTTYSYQHNK, from the exons ATGCTGCTCTCTGTGCCGCCAAGGACAGGAATCAACCCATACAACGGCTACCCCGTCAAAAACAGCAAGAAG CAGACGTATGTGTCCCCTTCCAATCTTCAGATGGCTCCTCCAAgccccaacaacaacaacagcaacactaCCACCACCTCTACTATCAGCAATGGCAGCAGCAATAGTGGAGGAGAGCAGCTGAGCAAAACCAACCTTTACATCCGTGGCCTCCATCCAGGAACCACAGACCAGGATCTGGTCAAACTCTGTCAGCC GTTTGGGAAAATAGTATCCACCAAGGCGATCCTGGATAAGACTACCAACAAGTGCAAAG GATATGGCTTTGTTGACTTTGACAGTCCTGCCTCAGCTCAGAAGGCAGTGACGGCGCTGAAGGCAGGTGGAGTGCAGGCTCAGATGGCCAAG caacaggagcaggACCCCACCAACTTGTACATCTCCAACCTGCCACTGTCCATGGACGAGCAGGAGCTGGAGAACATGCTGAAGCCCTTCAGCCAGGCCATTTCCACTCGCATCCTCCGTGACGCCAATGGAACCAGCCGGGGAGTGGGCTTTGCCAG GATGGAGTCAACAGAGAAATGTGAGGCCATCATCCAACATTTCAATGGAAAATATATCAAGACTCCACCTGGAGTTCCAG TGCCCCCAGAGCCCTTGTTGTGTAAATTTGCAGATGGAGGCCAGAAGAAGCGTCAGAGTCAGGGCAAATATCTGCAGAATGGCCGGACCTGGATGAGAGATGGGGAGACT GGAGGAATGACCCTTACATATGACCCCACCACAGCCTTACAGAACGG GTTCTACTCCTCTCCCTACAACATTGCCCCAACCCGGATGATTGGGCCAACCTCCCTCTCCCCATACATGCATTCACCTGTGTCCACCTACCAG GTACACAACCCATCCTGGATACACCACCAGTCATACATTATGCCACCCACA GGAGCAGTCCTGACACCAGGAATGGATCACACCATGTCCATCCAACCAACCTCCATGATCAGCCCCTTGACGCAGCAGCTCAGCCACCTCTCCATGGGCAGCAGTGGCACA TACATGCCTGCAAACACATCTATGCAGGGGACCTATATCCCCCAGTACACCCAAGTGCCTGCCACCAACATCTCAGTTGAG GAAAGTGCCGTCCAGCAACCTGTTGCCATAGAGACACCTACAGAACACACAACCTACTCCTACCAGCATAACAAGTGA